In the Hordeum vulgare subsp. vulgare chromosome 7H, MorexV3_pseudomolecules_assembly, whole genome shotgun sequence genome, one interval contains:
- the LOC123407925 gene encoding uncharacterized protein LOC123407925 — MATSGDQSGGCGSAAVKGSKLRYPLRSAGRVKLEPPAAADAPLSGSASRRAKPSLDVTKSCALDLSAVKDKSAKPPRRHSIPTKPGVSPRPTPTGTITPVSGVRPRRSERLDTPTSEASMSTARRKFSTLSSVSYWMTQIRLAEAASKHSISLGFFKLALESECEPLDRMREELKAYVARHGLATELEEPVKEVLQVYDIVEDFEKLKISLDSSQEPKKSDKAAVSATNVTPKGNLKPRSLNSVAAHSKDGKKENIQKEKPDAKIRGSYNRNPAKNAPAKEGAKNTGKKTKKQAKEQQEDCNGGSEVSPVDADQESVDVVKEITYEDKENMGDAEMAIDAGNAVAQEV; from the exons ATGGCCACCTCGGGCGATCAGTCGGGCGGCTGCG GGTCGGCGGCGGTGAAGGGTTCAAAGCTGCGGTACCCTCTGCGGTCCGCGGGCCGGGTCAAGCTGGagccgccggcggcggcggatgcCCCTCTTAGCGGCTCTGCTTCGCGAAG GGCCAAACCATCTTTAGATGTCACCAAGAGCTGTGCTCTCGATCTTTCTGCCGTGAAGGATAAATCAGCTAAACCTCCGCGGAGGCACTCAATACCAACAAAGCCAGGTGTTAGTCCGAGGCCTACTCCTACTGGAACTATTACTCCAGTGTCAGGGGTTCGACCGAGGAGGTCAGAGAGGTTGGATACCCCAACATCAGAAGCATCCATGTCTACAGCAAGGCGCAAGTTCAGTACACTCTCCTCAGTCTCATATTGGATGACACAGATTAGGCTTGCAGAGGCTGCTTCCAAGCACTCTATCTCTCTGGGCTTCTTCAAGCTGGCCCTTGAGTCAGAATGCGAG CCTCTGGATAGAATGAGAGAAGAACTCAAGGCTTATGTGGCCCGGCATGGCCTTGCAACAGAATTGGAGGAGCCGGTGAAGGAGGTTCTTCAGGTCTATGATATTGTGGAAGATTTTGAGAAGCTAAAGATCTCCCTGGACTCTTCACAAGAGCCAAAAAAGTCTGACAAGGCTGCTGTTAGTGCTACCAATGTGACTCCAAAGGGTAATCTGAAACCTAGATCTCTGAACTCTGTTGCAGCTCATAGTAAAGATGGCAAGAAAGAGAACATTCAGAAGGAGAAGCCTGATGCCAAAATCAGAGGTTCCTACAACCGGAATCCAGCCAAGAATGCTCCTGCAAAAGAAGGTGCCAAAAATACCGGCAAGAAAACCAAGAAGCAGGCTAAGGAGCAGCAAGAAGATTGCAATGGAGGTAGTGAGGTTTCGCCAGTTGACGCAGACCAAGAATCTG TTGATGTGGTGAAGGAGATCACATATGAAGATAAGGAGAACATG GGGGATGCTGAGATGGCAATAGACGCTGGCAACGCCGTAGCCCAAGAAGTCTAG